A window from Schistosoma haematobium chromosome 1, whole genome shotgun sequence encodes these proteins:
- the FCF1 gene encoding rRNA-processing protein fcf1 (EggNog:ENOG410VD8R~COG:J~BUSCO:EOG091G0KRZ), whose amino-acid sequence MGKTRQIRKFAAMKRMISLTDSRIKKKDRVKKVTPFKQDTSHHMSVKHNPEVFPCLKDSYNEALGPPYHILLDTNYVNFSIKNRLDLFKSSMDCLLAKCFLYVTDCVMGEIEKMSERYRVALKILRDERIQRLTCQHKGTYADDCLVERCKSRCYIVATCDRDLRRRIRKITGVPIMYIHGHRVVIEKMPMALGAPKL is encoded by the exons ATGGGAAAGACTAGGCAAATTCGGAAGTTTGCAGCAATGAAGCGAATGATATCACTGACGGATTCACGAAT aaagaaaaaagaccGGGTCAAAAAAGTCACACCCTTCAAGCAAGATACTTCACATCACATGTCGGTAAAACACAATCCAGAGGTGTTTCCGTGTCTTAAGGATTCCTATAATGAGGCCCTAGGACCGCCTTACCACATACTTTTGGATACCAATTATGTCAATTTTTCCATCAAGAACCGACTAGATCTTTTCAAGTCATCAATGGACTGTTTACTAGCAAAGT GCTTCCTGTATGTCACAGATTGTGTCATGGGAGAAATAGAGAAGATGTCGGAGAGATATCGGGTGGCTTTAAA AATTCTTCGTGATGAGAGGATTCAAAGGTTGACTTGCCAACATAAGGGGACTTATGCTGATGATTGTTTAGTTGAGCGCTGCAAATCCCGTTGTTACATCGTTGCTACTTGTGATCGTGACCTGAGACGCCGTATCAGGAAAATAACTGGAGTACCTATAATGTATATACATGGACATCGCGTTGTAATTGAGAAAATGCCCATGGCACTGGGAGCTCCAAAGCTGTAA